In the genome of Drosophila kikkawai strain 14028-0561.14 chromosome 2R, DkikHiC1v2, whole genome shotgun sequence, the window CATTGGTGTTAATGTTGGAGGCAGTGTTATAGGCTCCACTGTTGACACCGGTATTGTAGGCACCGTTGTTGTACGAAGGATTGTAGTTGCCGGTGGCAGAGTCCTCTCCAAAGCGGCTGTCAAAGCTTACGCCTCTGATATTAATAAGAAATCATTAGTAACTATAGAAGATTCATGGCAAGATAACTTACGCCGATGGAACCGACGCTGCCTGCTGGGTGTAGGAGGAGCCTGACTGTCCCGAACCATCGGGATTTTGAACGGAGTGCGAGGAGAAGGTGTAACTGCCGCCAGTTCcagatgaggaggaggaggaggaggaggatgagctAACCACCTGGCGACGCAGACGTCTCAGCAGATGGGCATTCACCGGGTGAACATCCGACTGATGACCCTCAGAGTCCAAGGTGAAGAAGGCACGAGGCAGGAACTGGCCAGCTAGAAAAATTACGATATTGAATTTTAGAGGATATATAAGGAAcataattttgataaaatttaagtaataacAGAAATCTCTACCTTAGGTAAACACCTAAATTGAGAATTTATAAAGACTTAATCCATTGCAAAGACTTGGCAAAAGCTTAAAACTGGCTTTAATGGTTAATACTAAATTATAAAGAactattttcttaaaatccaaatatatatatggctAAAACATGCAGGAAATGGATTGTAATAGTAATAAGTAATATTAATGTACTTTTTCTTTAGAAAAACTACCTTGAAAAcctttaaaattaatctttAACAATTGTTTGCTACAGGCATTTgctatatttaacattttcagatgaaattaaagtataaaacccttatgttttattgttgttaaTGAGTTTTTTAGGTCCTACTATTTATATACAATAAATTCTTTAGTTAAATATAGATTATACCCCCATACTTGCAGTTCTAAAAACCTACtgaaatttctatttaaaacgTGAAAGTTTGTCCACTCTTGAGACGCGTGAATGTGCAAACCCAATGCGAATTTGAATTGCttgattataatataattatacacAAAAGCCAAAATTAATGTGCGGAAAGTTTCGCAGGGCAAACATTATTGTCGCTTGAACATTTAATGAGGCAGCGAAATTTCACAAACCAGTTTGGGTTTGGAGTTcgatagattttttttttgggtatatAACTATTATTAACATACTCGAACCCCACAAGTCGTACCCGTCCGCCGACTTGTTaatcaaatttataataaacatgATGATAAACAGCCTTGGACGTTGATGATGTAATTGCAGACTTGGCCAGGCCTCTAATCACTCCCCTAAAACTCACTTAATTACAATTAACTTTCGACTCACCGGAAGAAGCCGAGGCGGCAGAGACCGCAAACAGAGCGAGGGCAAGCACGGCGTATTTCATTTTTGTAGGGGTTAAGCTTTCTGGGGTTAAGCACTcgggaacacacacacactctcggTTAAAGACGAACGAAAGACTGAGGCAGCGAACGCGTGAAAAGTTCAAAATCGACTAAACGCGCTTTGCGGATCAACAGGGCTTTTATATGGAAATTTCTAGCGCTGACGTAGTGCAAATCAtcatcgaaaaaaaaataaatatatatataaaggtgGAAGAGAAGCTGTCAAACCAGCAGAAAAAGAGCTGAGCAAACAACTCCACcacaataaacaaaagaatcagcaataaaaaccaaaatgatGCCTCTTTAAAAGTTAAAACCTGGCTTAAACTCGTAAAACTAAAGTTAGAACCGGATGATTCATAGATTGTAATAAACTCACAGCTTCTCTCTTAACTCGATTTATCTCGCGGGTATTTTTTCTCAGCAAATTTCAAGAAATCCCCCCGAAAAAGCTAATGAAGAATACATGACAGCTGGTATATCTCAGTTCTGTTTGTTTTCGCTTTATTTGTATATCGCATTATGTACATGGGGATTCGTGTGAGCTTCAGTctgtatatttcttttttggccaAGTGCTCTCGCCGCCTTGGGCCCTGCTTTTGACCCTATTCGTTTgttaagagagagagagaccccTCTTCTGTTTTTCTTGGGGCAATAACCTGATTACACCGCCCAAGAAATGGTTAAACAGATGTTGAGACTCAACTAttaatttagttaaattattataatggcCGGCATGCGTCGcctaaatattataatattatgcgaattttaaatttaagcaaaaatatGACGCTCCGTTAGAAATTGAACtggttttgctttttttttttggcatgtttttgtttgcaaatgaaaacaagtcttgttatttaattttacattatCATATATATTCCAGGAAATCCAAGCAAAGTCATTAGGTAACCCAGCAACCAGTTTTGATGTGGGTTTTTAGCTTATGAATgagctatatatttttatatatatttattttgtaagaaATACCCTTAATATTCCACCCCAGCTTAGACACTTTGACATCCCTCAACAAATTCAATTCCTTGGCTTTATATTAATCTAATAGAAATCCACAAGTTTCCTGACATTTGtacacaaatattttcaaaattttgcaCACGTTTTTcgccaaaaaaaaggaaaaaccttTTCCGCAAATGGTGACAGAGCAAAATACTTGGTCCGCCTACTCGGAAAAATAATCCCCAGCCGATTTGAACGATTTATTATTTGGCCCAGCCAGCTCGGAGCCTGTCCCGCAACCAACCATTAATCATTCCAGTCCAGATCcaagtccgagtccgagtgGTGGACACTCTTTGGCAAAAGGAAACTTTTGCGGTACGTGGCAACGTGTTGAAATTACAAAATgtgttaaaaaatgaaataaactaAAGGGGGGAGGAGAAACccaaataatatatttcattcaCAGCCAGACTTTTTGTCTCTGCTGTCCATCCCGAAACcgaataaaaaacataaatttccTCGGAGAATATAGGTTTGCTGGGGGGAAGCTGGCAAGGTGATTATGTTTGACAGCCGACCTGGGACACTCAGGGACCCAGCCCCTGCTCTACTTTTTCATCGCCAGACAGGACATGAGTAAGGCATACAGGTCctgtagaaattaaataaaaaaaaagctgaaatTCTTTTAGCTTCCTGGTCTTGTTTATTGGCCaactatttttgtttaaaacggAGCTTCAGGCCTTATTATTCTTCACTTTTAGAGTTTGGTTTggtgagaaaaaaatataagtaaacataaacaactaattaaattgttttgaccTTGTGGAAGTTTTTTGGTTAACAATTATTTGG includes:
- the hui gene encoding secreted protein C, which produces MKYAVLALALFAVSAASASSAGQFLPRAFFTLDSEGHQSDVHPVNAHLLRRLRRQVVSSSSSSSSSSSGTGGSYTFSSHSVQNPDGSGQSGSSYTQQAASVPSAGVSFDSRFGEDSATGNYNPSYNNGAYNTGVNSGAYNTASNINTNAGFGSLSSSQQSYGSGAVPSTQIHQTVTTIDANGNQKVTTVHGATDQSGVLNVQKNTATYSG